A single window of Hyla sarda isolate aHylSar1 chromosome 2, aHylSar1.hap1, whole genome shotgun sequence DNA harbors:
- the OXGR1 gene encoding 2-oxoglutarate receptor 1 isoform X2 — MTMNNESEYDFNTTFMPLTIPASTNCTNPNVDRLIKIYFLPAMYSIIFIVGFPGNIIAISVYVMKMRPWRTSIIILLNLAITDLLHLSSLPFLVYNYANKEKWTLGDFMCKLIRIVFHFNLYGSILFLTCFSIFRYFVIVHPMKFHSIHKRRWAVIACSAVWIIALIEVLPMVVMMKDVEDTVACMDFAASFNTYDVRWYNAFLTSMGFALPLIVVTLSYTCINFSLANGPYTNDIHKKKARRLVVILLVVFYACFLPLHIFRAIRIETRLYPVGCIYEKHIHATYIASRPIASLNTFGNLLLYVAVGGNFQQAIQSVYKSNPYKQQP; from the coding sequence ATGACAATGAACAATGAATCTGAATATGACTTCAATACCACCTTTATGCCCCTCACCATACCAGCATCAACAAACTGTACAAACCCTAATGTAGacagattaataaaaatatacttTCTACCCGCAATGTACAGCATCATCTTCATAGTTGGATTTCCAGGAAACATTATTGCAATTTCAGTATATGTTATGAAGATGAGACCATGGAGAACCAGCATCATTATTTTGCTGAACTTGGCCATCACAGATCTCCTACACCTCAGTAGTCTTCCTTTCCTGGTTTACAATTATGCTAATAAAGAGAAGTGGACTCTTGGAGACTTCATGTGCAAGCTCATCCGTATTGTTTTCCATTTCAACCTATATGGCAGCATTCTCTTTCTTACCTGCTTCAGCATCTTCCGCTACTTTGTCATTGTTCATCCAATGAAATTTCATTCCATCCACAAAAGAAGATGGGCAGTCATAGCTTGCTCAGCTGTTTGGATCATCGCCCTTATTGAGGTCCTTCCAATGGTTGTCATGATGAAAGATGTTGAAGATACAGTGGCTTGCATGGACTTTGCAGCATCTTTTAATACATATGATGTACGTTGGTATAATGCATTCCTCACTTCCATGGGATTTGCATTGCCTTTAATAGTTGTGACACTTTCCTATACCTGCATCAACTTCAGCCTAGCAAATGGACCATATACCAATGATATTCATAAGAAAAAGGCTCGTCGCCTTGTGGTGATTCTTTTAGTGGTATTTTATGCTTGTTTTTTACCTTTACACATTTTTAGAGCAATTCGTATTGAAACTCGACTGTATCCAGTAGGCTGTATATATGAGAAACATATCCATGCCACATACATAGCATCTAGACCCATAGCTTCACTCAATACATTTGGCAATTTGTTGCTATATGTTGCTGTTGGGGGAAACTTTCAGCAGGCTATTCAGTCAGTTTATAAATCAAATCCTTATAAACAGCAACCATAA
- the OXGR1 gene encoding 2-oxoglutarate receptor 1 isoform X1, giving the protein MEIMTMNNESEYDFNTTFMPLTIPASTNCTNPNVDRLIKIYFLPAMYSIIFIVGFPGNIIAISVYVMKMRPWRTSIIILLNLAITDLLHLSSLPFLVYNYANKEKWTLGDFMCKLIRIVFHFNLYGSILFLTCFSIFRYFVIVHPMKFHSIHKRRWAVIACSAVWIIALIEVLPMVVMMKDVEDTVACMDFAASFNTYDVRWYNAFLTSMGFALPLIVVTLSYTCINFSLANGPYTNDIHKKKARRLVVILLVVFYACFLPLHIFRAIRIETRLYPVGCIYEKHIHATYIASRPIASLNTFGNLLLYVAVGGNFQQAIQSVYKSNPYKQQP; this is encoded by the coding sequence AATGACAATGAACAATGAATCTGAATATGACTTCAATACCACCTTTATGCCCCTCACCATACCAGCATCAACAAACTGTACAAACCCTAATGTAGacagattaataaaaatatacttTCTACCCGCAATGTACAGCATCATCTTCATAGTTGGATTTCCAGGAAACATTATTGCAATTTCAGTATATGTTATGAAGATGAGACCATGGAGAACCAGCATCATTATTTTGCTGAACTTGGCCATCACAGATCTCCTACACCTCAGTAGTCTTCCTTTCCTGGTTTACAATTATGCTAATAAAGAGAAGTGGACTCTTGGAGACTTCATGTGCAAGCTCATCCGTATTGTTTTCCATTTCAACCTATATGGCAGCATTCTCTTTCTTACCTGCTTCAGCATCTTCCGCTACTTTGTCATTGTTCATCCAATGAAATTTCATTCCATCCACAAAAGAAGATGGGCAGTCATAGCTTGCTCAGCTGTTTGGATCATCGCCCTTATTGAGGTCCTTCCAATGGTTGTCATGATGAAAGATGTTGAAGATACAGTGGCTTGCATGGACTTTGCAGCATCTTTTAATACATATGATGTACGTTGGTATAATGCATTCCTCACTTCCATGGGATTTGCATTGCCTTTAATAGTTGTGACACTTTCCTATACCTGCATCAACTTCAGCCTAGCAAATGGACCATATACCAATGATATTCATAAGAAAAAGGCTCGTCGCCTTGTGGTGATTCTTTTAGTGGTATTTTATGCTTGTTTTTTACCTTTACACATTTTTAGAGCAATTCGTATTGAAACTCGACTGTATCCAGTAGGCTGTATATATGAGAAACATATCCATGCCACATACATAGCATCTAGACCCATAGCTTCACTCAATACATTTGGCAATTTGTTGCTATATGTTGCTGTTGGGGGAAACTTTCAGCAGGCTATTCAGTCAGTTTATAAATCAAATCCTTATAAACAGCAACCATAA